One genomic region from Natronomonas salsuginis encodes:
- a CDS encoding NuoI/complex I 23 kDa subunit family protein translates to MIGMLKSMATTMKHALDGEKFTVQYPEETPDVSPRFRGVHKFSQERCIWCRQCEKVCPNDTIQIVTDDMRNGEQYNLHIGQCIYCRLCEEVCPVDAILLTQNFEFTGDTKDELAYNKEQLKNVPWYKDIDPLASREPDREAWVGEGDGDVDYQ, encoded by the coding sequence ATGATCGGAATGCTCAAATCGATGGCAACGACGATGAAACACGCCCTGGACGGCGAGAAGTTCACCGTCCAGTACCCCGAGGAGACGCCCGACGTTTCCCCGCGGTTCCGCGGCGTTCACAAGTTCTCACAGGAGCGCTGTATCTGGTGTCGCCAGTGCGAGAAGGTGTGTCCGAACGACACGATCCAGATCGTCACCGACGACATGCGGAACGGCGAGCAGTACAACCTCCACATCGGCCAGTGCATCTACTGTCGGCTCTGTGAGGAAGTCTGTCCCGTCGACGCCATCCTCCTAACCCAGAACTTCGAGTTCACGGGCGACACGAAGGACGAACTCGCCTACAACAAAGAGCAGCTGAAGAACGTGCCGTGGTACAAGGATATCGATCCGCTGGCGTCTCGCGAGCCGGATCGAGAGGCGTGGGTCGGCGAGGGTGACGGCGACGTCGATTACCAGTAG